From the genome of Streptacidiphilus rugosus AM-16, one region includes:
- the kdpF gene encoding K(+)-transporting ATPase subunit F, whose translation MSADNVIGLIVAIALIAYLVAALIRPEKF comes from the coding sequence GTGAGTGCCGACAACGTCATCGGGCTGATCGTCGCGATCGCCCTGATCGCCTACCTCGTCGCGGCTCTGATCCGTCCGGAGAAGTTCTAG
- a CDS encoding sensor histidine kinase, translating to MRWNGPSPPSPLGRLKVFLGSAPGVGKTYRMLDEAHRRLSRGQDVVIGYVECHRRPRTEALLADIEAVPRLERDYRGVGFTEMDVDAVIARRPEVALVDELAHTNVPGGRHAKRWQDVEELLAAGIDVLAAVNVQHLESLNDVVEKITGVPQRETVPDEVVRRADQIELVDMAPEGLRRRMAHGNVYAAEKVDAALSNYFRVGNLTALRELALLWLAGRVDEGLQRYRAEHEISKVWETRERVVVALTGGPEGETLIRRAARIADRAGSDALLAVHVARSDGLADADPAALLSQRRLVESLGGSYHSVVGDDIPTALLDFARASNATQLVLGTSRRGALRRALSGRGIGETIVELSGDIDVHMVTHEAAGRGRRLALPGALHSRARRIAGPVSGLVLPTALTGILILLRGSVNLTSDALLYLAVVVGVALLGGITSALLASLVASLLLIYYIVPPIDELTVSDPNNVLALVVFVLIGVTVAAVVDTGTRFSRRAARATAEAETLSALAGNVLRGEHAMPALLERLRETFGMDAVELHHDGAVTTTEGARPAADGAAETEAQTALEEIAIEPGTVLVLRGRPLPAADRRVLAAFTAHVAGAVERARLAEAAAEVEPVRAADRLRAALLAAVSHDLRTPLAVALASVTSLRSHDVEFTANDRDELLGTAQSSLLRLNTLVDNLLDMSRLQAGALTLHLQPVGVADAMRAALDSLTEEHPAVDRRGLDAVPPVLVDPPLLERVLANLTANALRHGGGRSVLVTAGELAGRVEIRIVDRGTGVREADRERIFQPFQRLGDTDNTTGVGLGLALSRGLTEAMGGTLTPEDTPGGGLTMVLDLPVALDHHPVRNGTAPA from the coding sequence GTGCGATGGAACGGTCCGTCGCCGCCGTCGCCACTGGGACGGCTCAAGGTCTTCCTCGGCTCCGCGCCGGGTGTCGGCAAGACATACCGGATGCTGGACGAGGCGCACCGTCGCCTCAGCCGCGGCCAGGACGTGGTGATCGGCTACGTCGAGTGCCACCGACGCCCCCGCACCGAGGCCCTGCTGGCGGACATCGAGGCCGTCCCGCGTCTCGAACGCGACTACCGCGGCGTCGGGTTCACCGAGATGGACGTGGACGCCGTCATCGCCCGCCGCCCCGAGGTCGCACTGGTGGACGAGCTGGCGCACACCAACGTTCCCGGTGGTCGCCATGCCAAGCGCTGGCAGGACGTCGAGGAGCTCCTCGCGGCGGGCATCGACGTGCTGGCGGCCGTGAACGTGCAGCATCTGGAGTCGTTGAACGACGTCGTCGAGAAGATCACCGGGGTGCCGCAGCGGGAGACCGTGCCGGACGAGGTGGTGCGCCGGGCGGACCAGATCGAGCTGGTCGACATGGCCCCGGAGGGGCTGCGCCGCCGGATGGCGCACGGCAACGTCTACGCCGCGGAGAAGGTCGACGCGGCGCTGTCGAACTACTTCCGCGTCGGCAACCTCACCGCACTGCGGGAGCTGGCGCTGCTCTGGCTGGCCGGGCGCGTCGACGAGGGGCTGCAGCGTTACCGGGCCGAGCACGAGATCTCCAAGGTCTGGGAGACCCGCGAGCGGGTGGTCGTCGCCCTGACCGGTGGCCCCGAGGGCGAGACGCTGATCCGCCGCGCCGCCAGGATCGCGGACCGGGCCGGCAGCGACGCGCTGCTGGCCGTCCACGTCGCCCGCAGCGACGGCCTCGCCGACGCCGACCCGGCCGCCCTGCTCTCCCAGCGCCGGCTGGTCGAATCGCTGGGCGGCAGCTACCACTCCGTCGTCGGCGACGACATCCCCACCGCGCTGCTCGACTTCGCCCGCGCCTCCAACGCCACCCAGCTCGTCCTCGGGACCTCCCGGCGCGGCGCTCTGCGGCGCGCCCTGTCCGGGCGCGGCATCGGCGAGACCATCGTCGAGCTCTCCGGCGACATCGACGTCCACATGGTCACCCACGAGGCCGCAGGGCGGGGGCGCAGGCTCGCACTGCCCGGCGCACTGCACTCCCGGGCCCGTCGCATCGCCGGGCCGGTCTCGGGACTGGTGCTGCCCACCGCGCTGACCGGCATCCTCATCCTGCTGCGCGGCTCGGTCAACCTGACCAGTGACGCCCTGCTCTACCTGGCCGTCGTGGTCGGGGTGGCGCTGCTCGGCGGCATCACCTCCGCGCTGCTGGCCTCCCTGGTCGCCTCGCTGCTCCTGATCTACTACATCGTCCCGCCGATCGACGAACTCACCGTCAGCGATCCCAACAACGTGCTGGCCCTGGTGGTCTTCGTCCTGATCGGGGTCACGGTGGCAGCCGTGGTGGACACCGGCACCCGCTTCTCGCGCCGCGCGGCGCGGGCGACAGCCGAGGCCGAGACCCTCTCCGCGCTGGCCGGCAACGTGCTGCGCGGCGAGCACGCCATGCCCGCGCTGCTCGAACGCCTGCGGGAGACGTTCGGCATGGACGCCGTCGAGCTCCACCACGACGGGGCGGTGACCACCACCGAGGGCGCCCGGCCAGCCGCTGACGGCGCGGCGGAGACGGAGGCGCAGACCGCCCTGGAGGAGATCGCGATCGAGCCCGGCACGGTGCTCGTGCTGCGCGGCCGACCGCTCCCCGCGGCCGATCGACGTGTCCTGGCCGCTTTCACGGCGCACGTCGCGGGTGCGGTCGAACGCGCCCGGCTGGCCGAGGCCGCCGCCGAGGTGGAGCCTGTCAGAGCCGCCGACCGGCTGCGTGCCGCACTGCTCGCCGCCGTCAGCCACGACCTGCGCACCCCGCTCGCCGTCGCACTCGCCTCCGTCACCTCACTGCGCAGCCACGACGTCGAGTTCACCGCGAACGATCGCGACGAACTGCTCGGCACCGCACAGAGTTCGCTGCTGCGGCTCAACACCCTGGTGGACAACCTGCTCGACATGAGCAGGTTGCAGGCCGGAGCGCTCACGCTGCACCTGCAACCCGTCGGCGTGGCCGACGCGATGCGCGCCGCCCTCGACTCCCTGACCGAGGAGCACCCGGCCGTGGACCGCCGCGGCTTGGACGCCGTGCCGCCGGTGCTGGTCGACCCGCCCCTGCTGGAGCGGGTGCTGGCCAATCTGACCGCCAATGCCCTGCGGCACGGAGGCGGCCGTTCCGTGCTGGTCACGGCGGGGGAGTTGGCCGGCCGCGTCGAGATCCGGATCGTCGACCGCGGCACCGGGGTCCGCGAGGCGGACAGAGAGCGCATCTTCCAGCCGTTCCAACGGCTGGGCGACACCGACAACACCACCGGGGTCGGCCTCGGCCTCGCCCTGTCGAGGGGCTTGACCGAGGCCATGGGCGGCACGCTCACCCCCGAGGACACCCCCGGCGGCGGACTGACCATGGTCCTCG
- a CDS encoding DUF3592 domain-containing protein: protein MGGPGAIVTAAFLGIGGFAAYLSGVSGLGEVRRLRRDGRRVRALVRTRPGSTRPLLQFTTEDEREQVMEVFGPSGLQDGTDIWLRYDPADPREVLVEEHEGRRRERFFVVLGVTAVLAALVVLTIPG from the coding sequence ATGGGTGGTCCGGGTGCGATCGTGACTGCGGCGTTCCTGGGGATCGGCGGGTTCGCCGCCTATCTCAGCGGAGTGTCCGGCCTCGGTGAGGTGCGGCGGCTGCGGCGGGACGGACGGCGCGTGCGGGCGCTGGTGCGGACACGCCCGGGCTCCACCCGGCCGCTGCTGCAGTTCACCACCGAGGACGAGCGCGAGCAGGTGATGGAGGTCTTCGGGCCCTCCGGTCTTCAGGACGGGACAGACATCTGGCTGCGCTACGACCCGGCCGATCCGCGCGAGGTGCTCGTGGAGGAGCACGAGGGGCGACGACGCGAGCGGTTCTTCGTCGTCCTCGGCGTCACTGCGGTGCTCGCCGCGCTTGTGGTGCTCACCATACCCGGCTGA
- the kdpA gene encoding potassium-transporting ATPase subunit KdpA — protein MNPTVAGLLQALALVGALALSYRPLGDYMAYELTTRKHLRVERGIYKLIGVDGEAEQTWAAYLRSVLAFSFVSVIVLYALQRLQDHLWLSLGFPAVSPSMAWNTAASFVTNTNWQSYSGEATMGHLVQMAGLAVQNFLSAAVGICVVTALIRGFIRHKTDRLGNFWVDLTRLTLRVLLPISIVFALVLVAGGVVENLHMAQTVHTLSGSAQSIPGGPVASQEVIKELGTNGGGFYNANSAHPFENPNPFTNWLEIYLLLVISFALCRTFGTMVKSQKQGYAIVSVMGLYWMASAALITFFESRHSGAAAQIAGAAMEGKEVRFGIPGSSLFAASTTLTSTGAVNSMHDSFTPLGGGTAILNMMFGEIAPGGTGSGLYGILVLAIVTVFVAGLMVGRTPEYLGKKLGAREMKFASLYILATPTVVLVGTGLAMSLKAGHGGGMANTGPHGFSEVLYAFTSAANNNGSAFAGITVTSNHWQEALGLAMLFGRFLPMVFVLALAGSLARQQLTPETTGTLKTHSPLFVGMLSGVILIVVGLTYFPALALGPLAEGLH, from the coding sequence GTGAACCCAACTGTTGCCGGCCTGCTGCAGGCCCTCGCCCTGGTGGGGGCGCTGGCTCTGTCCTACCGCCCGCTGGGCGACTACATGGCCTATGAGCTCACCACGCGCAAGCACCTGCGGGTCGAGCGCGGCATCTACAAGCTGATCGGCGTCGACGGCGAGGCGGAGCAGACCTGGGCGGCGTATCTCCGCTCGGTGCTGGCCTTCTCCTTCGTCTCGGTGATCGTCCTCTATGCCCTGCAGCGCCTGCAGGACCATCTGTGGCTGTCGCTGGGCTTCCCCGCGGTCTCGCCTTCGATGGCGTGGAACACGGCGGCGTCGTTCGTGACCAACACGAACTGGCAGTCGTACTCGGGTGAGGCCACGATGGGCCACCTGGTGCAGATGGCCGGTCTCGCGGTGCAGAACTTCCTGTCGGCGGCGGTCGGCATCTGTGTCGTCACGGCGTTGATCCGCGGCTTCATCCGCCACAAGACCGACCGGCTCGGGAACTTCTGGGTCGACCTGACCCGGCTCACGTTGCGTGTGCTGCTGCCGATCTCGATCGTCTTCGCGCTGGTCCTGGTCGCCGGCGGCGTCGTGGAGAACCTCCACATGGCGCAGACCGTCCACACCCTCAGCGGTTCCGCGCAGTCGATTCCCGGCGGTCCGGTGGCCTCGCAGGAGGTCATCAAGGAGCTGGGCACCAACGGCGGCGGCTTCTACAACGCCAACTCCGCGCACCCCTTCGAGAACCCGAACCCGTTCACCAACTGGCTGGAGATCTACCTGCTGCTGGTGATCTCGTTCGCGCTGTGCCGGACCTTCGGCACCATGGTGAAGTCGCAGAAGCAGGGCTACGCGATCGTCTCGGTCATGGGCCTGTACTGGATGGCCTCCGCCGCGCTGATCACGTTCTTCGAGAGCCGGCATTCCGGCGCCGCCGCGCAGATCGCCGGTGCGGCGATGGAGGGCAAGGAGGTCCGCTTCGGTATTCCGGGCAGCTCCCTGTTCGCCGCCTCGACGACGCTGACGTCCACGGGTGCGGTCAACTCGATGCACGACTCGTTCACCCCGCTCGGCGGCGGGACCGCGATCCTGAACATGATGTTCGGCGAGATCGCGCCCGGCGGCACCGGTTCCGGCCTGTACGGCATCCTCGTCCTGGCGATCGTGACCGTGTTCGTCGCGGGCCTGATGGTCGGCCGTACTCCGGAGTACCTGGGCAAGAAGCTGGGCGCGCGGGAGATGAAGTTCGCCTCCCTCTACATCCTGGCCACCCCGACGGTCGTCCTGGTCGGCACCGGCCTGGCGATGTCGCTCAAGGCAGGTCACGGCGGCGGCATGGCCAACACCGGCCCGCACGGCTTCTCCGAAGTGCTCTACGCCTTCACCTCCGCCGCCAACAACAACGGCTCGGCCTTCGCCGGCATCACGGTGACCAGTAACCACTGGCAGGAGGCACTGGGCCTGGCGATGCTGTTCGGCCGCTTCCTGCCCATGGTGTTCGTGCTGGCGCTGGCGGGCTCGCTGGCCAGGCAGCAGCTCACGCCGGAGACGACCGGCACCCTCAAGACCCACAGCCCCTTGTTCGTCGGCATGCTCTCGGGCGTGATCCTCATCGTCGTCGGGCTCACCTACTTCCCGGCCCTCGCGCTCGGGCCGCTCGCGGAGGGCCTCCACTGA
- the kdpB gene encoding potassium-transporting ATPase subunit KdpB, which yields MSTPTINSPAQAPETPQVEQSAERRIGGGLLDPRQLLKSFPDACRKLDPRVMFKNPVMFVVEVGSVLTTVSAIEKPSVFAWVITVWLWLTVVFANLAEAVAEGRGKAQADTLRKTRTDTMARRVRGDWAPGATGVQEEEVSATQLTLGDFVVVEAGQVIPGDGDVVEGVASVDESAITGESAPVIRESGGDRSAVTGGTKVLSDRIVVKITSEPGKTFIDRMIALVEGAARQKTPNEIALNILLASLTIVFLLAVVTLQPMAKYAGAEQTIIVLVSLLVALIPTTIGALLSAIGIAGMDRLVQRNVLAMSGRAVEAAGDVSTLLLDKTGTITFGNRQAAEFVAVGGADQDQLANAAQLSSLADETPEGRSIVVLAKEKYGLRERAQGELAHATWIEFTAQTRMSGVDVDGTSTRKGAAAAVANWVKENGGESDNELDVAVERISNLGGTPLVVAERKGDAPARVLGVIYLKDVVKPGIRERFAEMRAMGIKTVMITGDNPLTAAAIAEEAGVDDFLAEATPEDKMALIKKEQEGGRLVAMTGDGTNDAPALAQADVGVAMNTGTSAAKEAGNMVDLDSNPTKLIEIVEIGKQLLITRGALTTFSIANDVAKYFAIIPAMFASVYPGLRHLNIMGLHSPMSAITSAIIFNALIIIGLIPLALRGVRYKPSSSQSLLRRNLGVYGIGGLILPFVGIKLIDLVVMYIPGLH from the coding sequence ATGTCCACTCCTACCATCAACTCCCCGGCGCAGGCGCCGGAGACCCCCCAGGTCGAGCAGTCGGCAGAACGCCGCATCGGCGGCGGTCTGCTGGACCCCAGGCAACTGCTGAAGTCCTTTCCCGACGCTTGCAGGAAGCTCGATCCCCGGGTGATGTTCAAGAACCCGGTCATGTTCGTGGTCGAGGTCGGCTCGGTGCTGACCACGGTCTCCGCGATAGAGAAGCCCTCGGTCTTCGCCTGGGTGATCACCGTGTGGCTGTGGCTCACGGTCGTGTTCGCCAACCTGGCGGAGGCCGTGGCCGAGGGCCGCGGCAAGGCGCAGGCGGACACGCTGCGCAAGACCCGCACGGACACGATGGCCCGCCGGGTGCGCGGCGACTGGGCGCCGGGTGCCACCGGCGTGCAGGAGGAGGAGGTCTCGGCGACCCAGCTCACGCTCGGCGACTTCGTCGTGGTCGAGGCCGGTCAGGTGATCCCCGGCGACGGCGATGTGGTCGAGGGCGTCGCGAGCGTCGACGAGTCGGCGATCACGGGTGAGTCCGCTCCGGTGATCCGTGAGTCGGGCGGTGACCGCAGTGCGGTGACGGGTGGCACGAAGGTGCTGTCCGACCGGATCGTCGTGAAGATCACCTCGGAGCCCGGCAAGACCTTCATCGACCGCATGATCGCCCTGGTCGAGGGTGCGGCCCGGCAGAAGACCCCGAACGAGATCGCCCTCAACATCCTGCTGGCGTCCCTGACGATCGTCTTCCTGCTCGCCGTGGTGACGCTGCAGCCGATGGCGAAGTACGCGGGCGCCGAGCAGACCATCATCGTGCTGGTCTCGCTGCTCGTGGCTCTCATTCCGACCACGATCGGCGCCCTGCTCTCGGCGATCGGCATCGCGGGCATGGACCGGCTGGTGCAGCGCAACGTGCTGGCCATGTCCGGGCGTGCGGTCGAGGCCGCTGGTGACGTCTCCACGCTGCTGCTGGACAAGACGGGCACGATCACCTTCGGCAACCGCCAGGCCGCCGAGTTCGTCGCCGTCGGCGGCGCCGACCAGGACCAGCTCGCGAATGCCGCGCAGCTCTCGTCCCTGGCGGACGAGACGCCCGAGGGCCGCTCCATCGTCGTGCTGGCGAAGGAGAAGTACGGCCTGCGCGAGCGGGCGCAGGGCGAGTTGGCGCACGCCACCTGGATCGAGTTCACCGCCCAGACCCGTATGTCCGGCGTGGACGTGGACGGCACCTCGACCCGCAAGGGCGCGGCGGCCGCCGTCGCCAACTGGGTCAAGGAGAACGGTGGCGAGAGCGACAACGAGCTCGACGTGGCCGTGGAGCGGATCTCCAACCTGGGCGGCACCCCGCTGGTGGTCGCCGAGAGGAAGGGCGACGCGCCGGCCCGCGTGCTCGGGGTGATCTACCTCAAGGACGTCGTCAAGCCCGGCATCCGCGAGCGTTTCGCGGAGATGCGGGCGATGGGCATCAAGACCGTCATGATCACGGGTGACAACCCGCTGACGGCCGCCGCCATCGCGGAGGAGGCGGGCGTGGACGACTTCCTCGCGGAGGCCACGCCCGAGGACAAGATGGCGCTCATCAAGAAGGAGCAGGAGGGCGGCCGGCTCGTCGCCATGACCGGTGACGGCACCAACGACGCCCCCGCGCTCGCGCAGGCGGACGTCGGGGTGGCGATGAACACCGGCACCTCGGCCGCCAAGGAGGCCGGAAACATGGTGGACCTGGACTCCAACCCGACCAAGCTGATCGAGATCGTCGAGATCGGCAAGCAGCTCCTGATCACCCGAGGCGCGCTGACCACCTTCTCCATCGCCAACGACGTCGCCAAGTACTTCGCGATCATCCCCGCGATGTTCGCGAGCGTGTACCCGGGCCTGCGGCACCTCAACATCATGGGCCTGCACAGCCCGATGTCGGCGATCACCTCCGCGATCATCTTCAACGCCCTGATCATCATCGGGCTCATCCCGCTCGCCCTGCGCGGCGTGCGCTACAAGCCCTCCTCCTCCCAGTCGCTGCTCCGCCGCAACCTGGGCGTCTACGGCATCGGCGGCCTGATCCTGCCCTTCGTCGGGATCAAGCTGATCGACCTCGTCGTGATGTACATCCCCGGCCTGCACTGA
- a CDS encoding response regulator: protein MTQVLVVDDEPQMLRALKINLQARKYAVSTAADGAEAIREATRAMPDAIILDLGLPDMDGVKVLERVRSWSSVPVIVLSGRSDSSEKVAALDAGADDYVTKPFAMNELLARLRAALRRPTAEGTETLTSVIGSWTVDLLTHTIRRTSDDGTEPALLRLTPTEWKILIVLLQQPGRLVTAGQLLTSVWGPGYEKNNNYLRVYFTGLRRKLEPDPSHPRHLVTEPGLGYRYQP, encoded by the coding sequence GTGACCCAGGTCCTGGTCGTCGACGACGAACCGCAGATGCTGCGGGCACTGAAGATCAACCTTCAGGCCCGGAAGTACGCCGTGAGCACCGCTGCCGACGGCGCCGAGGCCATCCGGGAAGCCACCCGGGCCATGCCTGATGCGATCATTCTCGATCTCGGGCTGCCCGACATGGACGGCGTCAAGGTGCTCGAACGGGTCCGCAGCTGGTCCAGCGTTCCGGTGATCGTGCTGTCCGGGCGCTCCGACTCCTCGGAGAAGGTGGCCGCGCTCGACGCGGGCGCCGACGACTACGTCACCAAGCCGTTCGCCATGAACGAACTGCTGGCCCGACTGCGGGCGGCGCTGCGCCGCCCGACGGCCGAGGGCACGGAAACCCTCACCAGCGTCATCGGATCGTGGACCGTCGACCTGCTCACGCACACCATCCGACGTACCTCCGACGACGGGACGGAGCCCGCTCTGCTGCGGCTCACTCCCACCGAGTGGAAGATCCTCATCGTCCTTCTCCAGCAACCCGGCCGACTCGTGACCGCCGGTCAACTGCTGACCAGCGTCTGGGGCCCCGGGTACGAGAAGAACAACAACTATCTCCGGGTCTACTTCACCGGCCTGCGCCGCAAGCTCGAACCCGATCCGTCGCACCCGCGGCACCTGGTGACCGAACCGGGGCTGGGGTACCGCTACCAGCCCTGA
- a CDS encoding ATP-binding protein, with protein sequence MLKVFLGSAPGVGKTYKMLDEAHRRAERGADVVVAFVECHGRRHTEEILDGLEVVPRLSREYRGTAFEELDTDAVIARRPQVAVVDELAHTNIPGGRHAKRWQDVEELLAAGIDVLTTVNVQHLESLNDVVRKITGVPQRETVPDEVVRRADQIELVDMAPEGLRRRMAHGNVYAAEKVDAALSNYFRVGNLTALRELALLWLAGRVDEGLRRYRAEHEISKVWETRETVVVALTGGPEGETLIRRAARIADRAGSDALLAVHVARSDGLADADPAALLSQRRLVESLGGSYHSVVGDDIPTALLDFARASNATQLVLGTSRRGALRRALTAGRGIGEATIELSGDIDVHMVTHENAGRSRLPFVAKTRHPTTEGRSTPRRWAGLISGLILPPLLTLVLAQTRDAINLTSDTLLFLALVVGISLLGGMASALVASVVASLLLNYYFIPPIHEFTIASPNNVLALAVFATVAMVVAGIVDTARKLAQRAARATAEAETLSALAGSVLRGDQAVPALLDRLRETFGMVSVDLVDGVPQARVGEEIMPVGGDAALVLRGRPLPASDRRVLAAFAAHVQVALERDRLAEVAAEVEPVKAADRLRTALLAAVSHDLRTPLAVALASVSSLRSDDVEFTADQRADLLFAAEESLGRLSSLVENLLDMSRLQAGALTLDLGPTALEDVWSAAVASLPAPTAPVEVRGLDEVPPVHADGPLLERVLANLVANAVRHAPGSPLLVSASVLGDGVQVRVVDRGPGIPEGARDRVFQPFQRLGDTDNTNGVGLGLALARGLTEAMGGTLTPEDTPGGGLTMVLTLPAHLLDEEDEVPETGEHHQAVPTLTERN encoded by the coding sequence GTGCTGAAAGTCTTTCTGGGCTCCGCGCCCGGTGTCGGCAAGACCTACAAGATGCTGGACGAGGCGCACCGCCGGGCCGAGCGCGGCGCCGACGTGGTCGTCGCCTTCGTCGAGTGCCACGGCCGACGCCACACCGAGGAGATCCTGGACGGCCTGGAGGTGGTGCCCCGGCTCAGCCGGGAGTACCGGGGCACCGCGTTCGAGGAGCTCGACACGGACGCCGTCATCGCCCGCCGCCCGCAGGTCGCCGTCGTCGACGAGCTGGCGCACACCAACATTCCCGGCGGTCGCCATGCCAAGCGCTGGCAGGACGTCGAGGAGCTCCTCGCGGCGGGCATCGACGTGCTCACCACGGTCAACGTGCAGCATCTGGAGTCGCTCAACGACGTCGTCCGGAAGATCACCGGGGTGCCGCAGCGGGAGACCGTGCCGGACGAGGTGGTGCGCCGGGCGGACCAGATCGAGCTGGTCGACATGGCCCCGGAGGGGCTGCGCCGCCGGATGGCGCACGGCAACGTCTACGCCGCCGAGAAGGTCGACGCCGCGCTGTCGAACTACTTCCGCGTCGGCAACCTCACCGCACTGCGGGAGCTGGCGCTGCTCTGGCTGGCCGGGCGCGTCGACGAGGGCCTGCGCCGCTACCGGGCCGAGCACGAGATCTCCAAGGTCTGGGAGACCCGCGAGACCGTGGTCGTCGCCCTGACCGGCGGCCCCGAGGGCGAGACGCTGATCCGCCGCGCCGCCAGGATCGCGGACCGGGCCGGCAGCGACGCGCTGCTGGCCGTCCACGTCGCCCGCAGCGACGGCCTCGCCGACGCCGACCCGGCCGCCCTGCTCTCCCAGCGCCGGCTGGTCGAATCGCTGGGCGGCAGCTACCACTCCGTCGTCGGCGACGACATCCCCACCGCGCTGCTCGACTTCGCCCGCGCCTCCAACGCCACCCAGCTCGTCCTCGGCACCAGCCGGCGCGGCGCCCTGCGGCGGGCGCTCACCGCGGGGCGCGGCATCGGCGAAGCCACGATCGAGCTCTCCGGCGACATCGACGTCCACATGGTCACCCACGAGAACGCCGGCCGCAGTCGGCTCCCCTTCGTGGCGAAGACCCGGCACCCCACCACCGAGGGACGTTCTACGCCACGGCGCTGGGCGGGCCTGATCAGCGGCCTGATCCTGCCGCCGCTGCTCACCCTGGTGCTCGCGCAGACCCGCGACGCGATCAACCTGACCAGCGACACCCTGCTCTTCCTCGCCCTCGTCGTGGGCATCTCGCTGCTCGGGGGCATGGCTTCGGCCCTGGTGGCCTCGGTGGTGGCCTCACTCCTGCTCAACTACTACTTCATCCCGCCCATCCACGAGTTCACCATCGCCTCCCCCAACAACGTGCTGGCGCTCGCGGTGTTCGCGACCGTCGCGATGGTGGTCGCGGGAATCGTGGACACCGCCAGGAAACTCGCGCAGCGCGCCGCCCGGGCCACCGCCGAGGCCGAGACCCTCTCCGCGCTCGCCGGCAGCGTCCTGCGCGGGGACCAAGCGGTGCCTGCGCTGCTGGACCGGCTGCGCGAGACGTTCGGGATGGTCAGCGTGGACCTGGTCGACGGCGTCCCGCAGGCTCGGGTCGGTGAAGAGATCATGCCCGTCGGCGGCGACGCGGCGCTCGTCCTGCGCGGCCGCCCGCTGCCCGCCTCGGACCGGCGGGTGCTGGCCGCCTTCGCCGCGCACGTCCAGGTCGCCCTGGAACGCGACCGGCTGGCCGAGGTGGCGGCGGAGGTCGAACCCGTCAAGGCCGCCGACCGGCTGCGCACCGCGTTGCTCGCCGCCGTCAGCCACGACCTGCGCACGCCCCTGGCCGTCGCGCTCGCCTCGGTGTCGTCGCTGCGCAGCGACGACGTCGAGTTCACCGCCGACCAGCGGGCCGACCTGCTGTTCGCGGCCGAGGAGTCACTGGGCCGGCTGTCCTCGCTGGTGGAGAACCTCCTCGACATGAGCCGTCTCCAGGCCGGCGCGCTCACCCTCGATCTCGGCCCGACCGCGCTGGAGGACGTCTGGTCCGCCGCCGTCGCCTCCCTGCCCGCTCCGACGGCTCCCGTGGAGGTGCGCGGGCTGGACGAGGTCCCGCCGGTCCACGCGGACGGGCCGCTGCTGGAGCGGGTGCTGGCCAACCTGGTGGCGAACGCGGTGCGGCACGCACCAGGCTCGCCGCTGCTGGTCTCCGCCAGCGTGCTGGGAGACGGCGTCCAGGTCCGCGTCGTGGACCGCGGTCCAGGCATTCCCGAGGGTGCTCGGGACCGGGTGTTCCAACCCTTCCAGCGGCTGGGCGACACCGACAACACCAACGGCGTCGGCCTCGGTCTGGCCCTCGCCCGCGGTCTGACCGAGGCGATGGGCGGCACCCTCACCCCGGAGGACACCCCCGGCGGCGGACTGACCATGGTCCTCACCCTCCCCGCCCACCTCCTCGACGAGGAGGACGAGGTGCCCGAAACGGGCGAACACCACCAGGCCGTCCCCACTCTGACCGAGAGGAACTGA
- the kdpC gene encoding potassium-transporting ATPase subunit KdpC, with translation MAKPFPTSVRNHLTGLRILLIFTVLCGLAYPLAITGISQVAFSKQANGSLLKDAHGNLVGSSLIGQNFTIVSKDGKTQSPDPKLFQSRPSAAGADGYDPTASAGTNQGTNSATLVTNYTQLKSDIAKFNGVAESAVPADAITSSGSGLDPDISPAYAAVQVDRVAQARGLSADKVRALVKQYTQDRTLGFLGEPRVNVLELNLALTQLS, from the coding sequence ATGGCTAAGCCCTTTCCGACCTCGGTGCGGAACCACCTCACCGGTCTGCGCATCCTGCTGATCTTCACCGTGCTGTGCGGCCTCGCCTACCCGCTGGCGATCACCGGGATCTCGCAGGTGGCCTTCTCGAAGCAGGCCAACGGCTCGCTGCTCAAGGACGCCCACGGAAACCTCGTCGGCTCCTCGCTCATCGGGCAGAACTTCACGATCGTGTCCAAGGACGGCAAGACGCAGTCGCCGGACCCCAAGCTGTTCCAGTCCCGGCCCTCTGCGGCCGGCGCCGACGGCTACGACCCGACGGCTTCGGCCGGCACCAACCAAGGCACCAACTCGGCCACCCTGGTGACGAACTACACCCAGCTCAAGTCCGACATCGCCAAGTTCAACGGCGTGGCGGAGAGCGCGGTCCCGGCCGATGCGATCACCTCGTCCGGCTCCGGTCTGGACCCGGACATCAGCCCCGCCTACGCCGCCGTCCAGGTGGACCGCGTCGCCCAGGCCCGCGGCCTGAGTGCCGACAAGGTCCGGGCACTGGTGAAGCAGTACACCCAGGACCGCACCCTCGGCTTCCTCGGCGAGCCCCGGGTGAACGTCCTCGAGCTCAACCTCGCGCTGACGCAGCTCAGCTGA